The proteins below are encoded in one region of Drosophila santomea strain STO CAGO 1482 chromosome 3R, Prin_Dsan_1.1, whole genome shotgun sequence:
- the LOC120453627 gene encoding maternal protein pumilio isoform X7, which produces MVVLETTTALLGGPYAQGAPALKMVQKRYIGLHHWLGPIRSKELKEHIVGDNQLFRSQNPGLAAVATNAAAAAAAAAAATSAASAAAAVGAPPVPNGSLQQSQQQQQQQQQQQQQQQQQMHMAAASQQFLAAQQAQNAAYAAQQATPYVINPGQEAAPYMGMIAAAQMPQYYGVAPWGMYPSNLIPQQGTQPRRPLTPSQQGAENQPYQVIPAFLDHTGSLLMGGPRTGTPMRLVSPAPVLVPPGATRAGPPPPQGPQLYQPQPQTAQQNLYSQQNGSSVGGLALNTSSLTGRRDSFDRSTSAFSPSTMDYTSSGVAAAANAVNSTVAQAAAAAAAAAAARGKWPGAMSGAASGAYGALGAGNASASPLGAPLTPPPSAQSCLLGSRAPGAESRQRQQQQQQLAAVGLPATAAAAQAAVAAAANNMFGSNSSIFSNPLAIPGTAAVAAAAAAAAAANSRQVAATAAAAAAVAAAAGGVGGAPQPGRSRLLEDFRNQRYPNLQLRDLVNHIVEFSQDQHGSRFIQQKLERATAAEKQMVFSEILAAAYSLMTDVFGNYVIQKFFEFGTPEQKNTLGMQVKGHVLQLALQMYGCRVIQKALESISPEQQQEIVHELDGHVLKCVKDQNGNHVVQKCIECVDPVALQFIINAFKGQVYSLSTHPYGCRVIQRILEHCTAEQTTPILDELHEHTEQLIQDQYGNYVIQHVLEHGKQEDKSILINSVRGKVLVLSQHKFASNVVEKCVTHATRGERTGLIDEVCTFNDNALHVMMKDQYANYVVQKMIDVSEPTQLKKLMTKIRPHMAALRKYTYGKHINAKLEKYYMKITNPITVGTGAGGVPASSSAAAVSSGATSASVTACTSGSSTTTTSTTNSLASPTICSVQENGSAMIVEPSSPDASESSSSVVSGAVNSGLGPIGPPTNGNVVL; this is translated from the exons CAACTGTTTCGCTCGCAGAATCCGGGCCTTGCAGCAGTTGCCACAAATGCAgcggccgcagcagcagccgcagcagctgccacATCGGCAGCGAGTGCTGCGGCAGCTGTGGGCGCACCACCCGTTCCCAACGGATCGctgcagcagtcgcagcagcaacagcagcagcagcagcaacaacagcagcagcagcagcaacagatgcACATGGCGGCCGCGTCGCAACAATTCTTGGCCGCCCAGCAGGCGCAAAATGCGGCCTATGCCGCCCAACAGGCCACGCCCTACGTCATCAATCCGGGCCAGGAGGCTGCCCCGTATATGGGCATGATTGCCGCCGCCCAGATGCCGCAGTACTACGGCGTAGCGCCCTGGGGCATGTACCCCAGCAATCTGATTCCGCAACAGGGAACGCAGCCGCGCCGCCCCCTCACCCCCTCGCAGCAGGGTGCCGAGAATCAGCCGTATCAG GTCATCCCGGCATTCCTCGATCACACGGGCTCCTTGCTGATGGGAGGACCCCGCACCGGGACGCCGATGCGCCTGGTTAGCCCCGCCCCCGTTCTGGTGCCCCCGGGCGCCACCCGTGCCGGCCCCCCGCCCCCGCAGGGCCCACAGCTGTACCAGCCGCAGCCGCAGACGGCCCAGCAGAATCTCTACTCGCAGCAGAATGGCTCCAGTGTCGGAG GTCTCGCCTTGAACACGAGCTCGTTGACGGGTCGCCGCGACTCCTTCGACCGCAGCACCTCCGCCTTCAGTCCCTCGACCATGGACTACACCAGCAGCGGTGTGGCAGCGGCCGCCAATGCGGTGAACAGCACAGTGGcccaggcagcagcagctgccgcagcagccgccgcagcGCGTGGCAAGTGGCCGGGAGCGATGTCGGGAGCGGCCAGCGGAGCCTACGGCGCACTGGGAGCGGGCAATGCCTCGGCCAGTCCGCTGGGCGCACCACTCACACCGCCGCCGTCGGCGCAATCCTGCCTGTTGGGCAGTCGGGCACCTGGAGCCGAGTCGcgtcagcggcagcagcagcaacagcagctggcCGCCGTTGGTCTGCCGGCGACTGCAGCAGCTGCCCAGGCAGCGGTGGCCGCGGCTGCCAACAATATGTTCGGATCCAACAGCTCGATCTTCTCGAATCCCCTGGCCATTCCGGGTACCGCAGCCgtggcagcggcggcagcagcagcagcggccgCCAACTCGCGACAGgtggcagcaacggcagcggcagcagcggctgtggcagcagcagccggcGGAGTCGGTGGTGCCCCACAGCCGGGAAGATCTCGCCTTCTCGAGGATTTCCGCAACCAGCGGTATCCGAATCTTCAGCTACGCGATCTCGTCAATCACATTGTGGAGTTCTCGCAGGATCAGCACGGCTCGCGGTTTATCCAACAGAAGTTGGAGCGGGCCACCGCTGCCGAGAAGCAAATGGTGTTCAGCGAGATCCTGGCCGCAGCCTATAGCCTGATGACCGATGTCTTTGGCAACTATGTCATCCAGAAGTTCTTTGAGTTCGGCACCCCCGAGCAGAAGAACACGCTGGGCATGCAGGTCAAGGGTCATGTGCTGCAGCTGGCGCTGCAAATGTACGGCTGCCGAGTGATTCAGAAGGCACTGGAGAGCATCTCGCCggaacagcagcaggaaatCGTGCACGAACTGGACGGACATGTGCTGAAGTGCGTCAAGGATCAGAATGGCAATCATGTGGTGCAGAAGTGCATTGAGTGCGTGGACCCGGTGGCGCTGCAGTTCATCATCAATGCGTTCAAGGGTCAGGTCTACTCGCTGAGCACCCATCCGTATGGATGCCGGGTGATCCAGCGGATTCTCGAGCACTGCACTGCCGAACAGACCACGCCCATTTTGGACGAACTGCATGAGCACACCGAACAGTTGATTCAGGACCAATATGGCAACTATGTCATTCAGCATGTGCTTG AGCACGGCAAGCAGGAGGACAAGTCCATTCTTATCAACAGCGTGCGCGGCAAGGTACTGGTGCTGTCGCAACACAAGTTCGCCTCAAACGTTGTGGAGAAGTGCGTCACACATGCCACACGCGGCGAACGCACTGGTCTCATAGACGAGGTCTGCACCTTCAACGACAA CGCGTTGCACGTGATGATGAAGGATCAGTATGCCAACTATGTGGTCCAAAAAATGATCGATGTATCGGAGCCGACGCAGCTCAAGAAGCTGATGACCAAGATCCGGCCCCACATGGCCGCCTTGCGCAAGTACACCTACGGCAAGCACATCAATGCCAAGTTGGAGAAGTACTACATGAAGATAACCAATCCCATTACGGTGGGCACAGGCGCTGGCGGAGTGCCGGCCTCCTCGTCGGCGGCAGCAGTCAGCAGTGGTGCCACCTCGGCATCGGTAACCGCCTGCACCAGtggcagcagcaccaccacaaccagcaccaccaacagccTGGCCTCGCCCACCATTTGCTCGGTGCAGGAGAACGGCAGCGCCATGATTGTGGAGCCCTCCTCCCCGGACGCCTCCGAGTCCTCGTCGTCGGTGGTGTCAGGAGCTGTCAACAGCGGCTTGGGTCCCATTGGACCCCCGACCAACGGCAACGTTGTGCTGTAG
- the LOC120453627 gene encoding maternal protein pumilio isoform X6 translates to MVVLETTTALLGGPYAQGAPALKMVQKRYIGLHHWLGPIRSKELKEHIVSDDVLSLAFNHNQQLFRSQNPGLAAVATNAAAAAAAAAAATSAASAAAAVGAPPVPNGSLQQSQQQQQQQQQQQQQQQQQMHMAAASQQFLAAQQAQNAAYAAQQATPYVINPGQEAAPYMGMIAAAQMPQYYGVAPWGMYPSNLIPQQGTQPRRPLTPSQQGAENQPYQVIPAFLDHTGSLLMGGPRTGTPMRLVSPAPVLVPPGATRAGPPPPQGPQLYQPQPQTAQQNLYSQQNGSSVGGLALNTSSLTGRRDSFDRSTSAFSPSTMDYTSSGVAAAANAVNSTVAQAAAAAAAAAAARGKWPGAMSGAASGAYGALGAGNASASPLGAPLTPPPSAQSCLLGSRAPGAESRQRQQQQQQLAAVGLPATAAAAQAAVAAAANNMFGSNSSIFSNPLAIPGTAAVAAAAAAAAAANSRQVAATAAAAAAVAAAAGGVGGAPQPGRSRLLEDFRNQRYPNLQLRDLVNHIVEFSQDQHGSRFIQQKLERATAAEKQMVFSEILAAAYSLMTDVFGNYVIQKFFEFGTPEQKNTLGMQVKGHVLQLALQMYGCRVIQKALESISPEQQQEIVHELDGHVLKCVKDQNGNHVVQKCIECVDPVALQFIINAFKGQVYSLSTHPYGCRVIQRILEHCTAEQTTPILDELHEHTEQLIQDQYGNYVIQHVLEHGKQEDKSILINSVRGKVLVLSQHKFASNVVEKCVTHATRGERTGLIDEVCTFNDNALHVMMKDQYANYVVQKMIDVSEPTQLKKLMTKIRPHMAALRKYTYGKHINAKLEKYYMKITNPITVGTGAGGVPASSSAAAVSSGATSASVTACTSGSSTTTTSTTNSLASPTICSVQENGSAMIVEPSSPDASESSSSVVSGAVNSGLGPIGPPTNGNVVL, encoded by the exons CAACTGTTTCGCTCGCAGAATCCGGGCCTTGCAGCAGTTGCCACAAATGCAgcggccgcagcagcagccgcagcagctgccacATCGGCAGCGAGTGCTGCGGCAGCTGTGGGCGCACCACCCGTTCCCAACGGATCGctgcagcagtcgcagcagcaacagcagcagcagcagcaacaacagcagcagcagcagcaacagatgcACATGGCGGCCGCGTCGCAACAATTCTTGGCCGCCCAGCAGGCGCAAAATGCGGCCTATGCCGCCCAACAGGCCACGCCCTACGTCATCAATCCGGGCCAGGAGGCTGCCCCGTATATGGGCATGATTGCCGCCGCCCAGATGCCGCAGTACTACGGCGTAGCGCCCTGGGGCATGTACCCCAGCAATCTGATTCCGCAACAGGGAACGCAGCCGCGCCGCCCCCTCACCCCCTCGCAGCAGGGTGCCGAGAATCAGCCGTATCAG GTCATCCCGGCATTCCTCGATCACACGGGCTCCTTGCTGATGGGAGGACCCCGCACCGGGACGCCGATGCGCCTGGTTAGCCCCGCCCCCGTTCTGGTGCCCCCGGGCGCCACCCGTGCCGGCCCCCCGCCCCCGCAGGGCCCACAGCTGTACCAGCCGCAGCCGCAGACGGCCCAGCAGAATCTCTACTCGCAGCAGAATGGCTCCAGTGTCGGAG GTCTCGCCTTGAACACGAGCTCGTTGACGGGTCGCCGCGACTCCTTCGACCGCAGCACCTCCGCCTTCAGTCCCTCGACCATGGACTACACCAGCAGCGGTGTGGCAGCGGCCGCCAATGCGGTGAACAGCACAGTGGcccaggcagcagcagctgccgcagcagccgccgcagcGCGTGGCAAGTGGCCGGGAGCGATGTCGGGAGCGGCCAGCGGAGCCTACGGCGCACTGGGAGCGGGCAATGCCTCGGCCAGTCCGCTGGGCGCACCACTCACACCGCCGCCGTCGGCGCAATCCTGCCTGTTGGGCAGTCGGGCACCTGGAGCCGAGTCGcgtcagcggcagcagcagcaacagcagctggcCGCCGTTGGTCTGCCGGCGACTGCAGCAGCTGCCCAGGCAGCGGTGGCCGCGGCTGCCAACAATATGTTCGGATCCAACAGCTCGATCTTCTCGAATCCCCTGGCCATTCCGGGTACCGCAGCCgtggcagcggcggcagcagcagcagcggccgCCAACTCGCGACAGgtggcagcaacggcagcggcagcagcggctgtggcagcagcagccggcGGAGTCGGTGGTGCCCCACAGCCGGGAAGATCTCGCCTTCTCGAGGATTTCCGCAACCAGCGGTATCCGAATCTTCAGCTACGCGATCTCGTCAATCACATTGTGGAGTTCTCGCAGGATCAGCACGGCTCGCGGTTTATCCAACAGAAGTTGGAGCGGGCCACCGCTGCCGAGAAGCAAATGGTGTTCAGCGAGATCCTGGCCGCAGCCTATAGCCTGATGACCGATGTCTTTGGCAACTATGTCATCCAGAAGTTCTTTGAGTTCGGCACCCCCGAGCAGAAGAACACGCTGGGCATGCAGGTCAAGGGTCATGTGCTGCAGCTGGCGCTGCAAATGTACGGCTGCCGAGTGATTCAGAAGGCACTGGAGAGCATCTCGCCggaacagcagcaggaaatCGTGCACGAACTGGACGGACATGTGCTGAAGTGCGTCAAGGATCAGAATGGCAATCATGTGGTGCAGAAGTGCATTGAGTGCGTGGACCCGGTGGCGCTGCAGTTCATCATCAATGCGTTCAAGGGTCAGGTCTACTCGCTGAGCACCCATCCGTATGGATGCCGGGTGATCCAGCGGATTCTCGAGCACTGCACTGCCGAACAGACCACGCCCATTTTGGACGAACTGCATGAGCACACCGAACAGTTGATTCAGGACCAATATGGCAACTATGTCATTCAGCATGTGCTTG AGCACGGCAAGCAGGAGGACAAGTCCATTCTTATCAACAGCGTGCGCGGCAAGGTACTGGTGCTGTCGCAACACAAGTTCGCCTCAAACGTTGTGGAGAAGTGCGTCACACATGCCACACGCGGCGAACGCACTGGTCTCATAGACGAGGTCTGCACCTTCAACGACAA CGCGTTGCACGTGATGATGAAGGATCAGTATGCCAACTATGTGGTCCAAAAAATGATCGATGTATCGGAGCCGACGCAGCTCAAGAAGCTGATGACCAAGATCCGGCCCCACATGGCCGCCTTGCGCAAGTACACCTACGGCAAGCACATCAATGCCAAGTTGGAGAAGTACTACATGAAGATAACCAATCCCATTACGGTGGGCACAGGCGCTGGCGGAGTGCCGGCCTCCTCGTCGGCGGCAGCAGTCAGCAGTGGTGCCACCTCGGCATCGGTAACCGCCTGCACCAGtggcagcagcaccaccacaaccagcaccaccaacagccTGGCCTCGCCCACCATTTGCTCGGTGCAGGAGAACGGCAGCGCCATGATTGTGGAGCCCTCCTCCCCGGACGCCTCCGAGTCCTCGTCGTCGGTGGTGTCAGGAGCTGTCAACAGCGGCTTGGGTCCCATTGGACCCCCGACCAACGGCAACGTTGTGCTGTAG
- the LOC120453627 gene encoding maternal protein pumilio isoform X5 — protein MVVLETTTALLGGPYAQGAPALKMVQKRYIGLHHWLGPIRSKELKEHIVGDNVSDDVLSLAFNHNQQLFRSQNPGLAAVATNAAAAAAAAAAATSAASAAAAVGAPPVPNGSLQQSQQQQQQQQQQQQQQQQQMHMAAASQQFLAAQQAQNAAYAAQQATPYVINPGQEAAPYMGMIAAAQMPQYYGVAPWGMYPSNLIPQQGTQPRRPLTPSQQGAENQPYQVIPAFLDHTGSLLMGGPRTGTPMRLVSPAPVLVPPGATRAGPPPPQGPQLYQPQPQTAQQNLYSQQNGSSVGGLALNTSSLTGRRDSFDRSTSAFSPSTMDYTSSGVAAAANAVNSTVAQAAAAAAAAAAARGKWPGAMSGAASGAYGALGAGNASASPLGAPLTPPPSAQSCLLGSRAPGAESRQRQQQQQQLAAVGLPATAAAAQAAVAAAANNMFGSNSSIFSNPLAIPGTAAVAAAAAAAAAANSRQVAATAAAAAAVAAAAGGVGGAPQPGRSRLLEDFRNQRYPNLQLRDLVNHIVEFSQDQHGSRFIQQKLERATAAEKQMVFSEILAAAYSLMTDVFGNYVIQKFFEFGTPEQKNTLGMQVKGHVLQLALQMYGCRVIQKALESISPEQQQEIVHELDGHVLKCVKDQNGNHVVQKCIECVDPVALQFIINAFKGQVYSLSTHPYGCRVIQRILEHCTAEQTTPILDELHEHTEQLIQDQYGNYVIQHVLEHGKQEDKSILINSVRGKVLVLSQHKFASNVVEKCVTHATRGERTGLIDEVCTFNDNALHVMMKDQYANYVVQKMIDVSEPTQLKKLMTKIRPHMAALRKYTYGKHINAKLEKYYMKITNPITVGTGAGGVPASSSAAAVSSGATSASVTACTSGSSTTTTSTTNSLASPTICSVQENGSAMIVEPSSPDASESSSSVVSGAVNSGLGPIGPPTNGNVVL, from the exons CAACTGTTTCGCTCGCAGAATCCGGGCCTTGCAGCAGTTGCCACAAATGCAgcggccgcagcagcagccgcagcagctgccacATCGGCAGCGAGTGCTGCGGCAGCTGTGGGCGCACCACCCGTTCCCAACGGATCGctgcagcagtcgcagcagcaacagcagcagcagcagcaacaacagcagcagcagcagcaacagatgcACATGGCGGCCGCGTCGCAACAATTCTTGGCCGCCCAGCAGGCGCAAAATGCGGCCTATGCCGCCCAACAGGCCACGCCCTACGTCATCAATCCGGGCCAGGAGGCTGCCCCGTATATGGGCATGATTGCCGCCGCCCAGATGCCGCAGTACTACGGCGTAGCGCCCTGGGGCATGTACCCCAGCAATCTGATTCCGCAACAGGGAACGCAGCCGCGCCGCCCCCTCACCCCCTCGCAGCAGGGTGCCGAGAATCAGCCGTATCAG GTCATCCCGGCATTCCTCGATCACACGGGCTCCTTGCTGATGGGAGGACCCCGCACCGGGACGCCGATGCGCCTGGTTAGCCCCGCCCCCGTTCTGGTGCCCCCGGGCGCCACCCGTGCCGGCCCCCCGCCCCCGCAGGGCCCACAGCTGTACCAGCCGCAGCCGCAGACGGCCCAGCAGAATCTCTACTCGCAGCAGAATGGCTCCAGTGTCGGAG GTCTCGCCTTGAACACGAGCTCGTTGACGGGTCGCCGCGACTCCTTCGACCGCAGCACCTCCGCCTTCAGTCCCTCGACCATGGACTACACCAGCAGCGGTGTGGCAGCGGCCGCCAATGCGGTGAACAGCACAGTGGcccaggcagcagcagctgccgcagcagccgccgcagcGCGTGGCAAGTGGCCGGGAGCGATGTCGGGAGCGGCCAGCGGAGCCTACGGCGCACTGGGAGCGGGCAATGCCTCGGCCAGTCCGCTGGGCGCACCACTCACACCGCCGCCGTCGGCGCAATCCTGCCTGTTGGGCAGTCGGGCACCTGGAGCCGAGTCGcgtcagcggcagcagcagcaacagcagctggcCGCCGTTGGTCTGCCGGCGACTGCAGCAGCTGCCCAGGCAGCGGTGGCCGCGGCTGCCAACAATATGTTCGGATCCAACAGCTCGATCTTCTCGAATCCCCTGGCCATTCCGGGTACCGCAGCCgtggcagcggcggcagcagcagcagcggccgCCAACTCGCGACAGgtggcagcaacggcagcggcagcagcggctgtggcagcagcagccggcGGAGTCGGTGGTGCCCCACAGCCGGGAAGATCTCGCCTTCTCGAGGATTTCCGCAACCAGCGGTATCCGAATCTTCAGCTACGCGATCTCGTCAATCACATTGTGGAGTTCTCGCAGGATCAGCACGGCTCGCGGTTTATCCAACAGAAGTTGGAGCGGGCCACCGCTGCCGAGAAGCAAATGGTGTTCAGCGAGATCCTGGCCGCAGCCTATAGCCTGATGACCGATGTCTTTGGCAACTATGTCATCCAGAAGTTCTTTGAGTTCGGCACCCCCGAGCAGAAGAACACGCTGGGCATGCAGGTCAAGGGTCATGTGCTGCAGCTGGCGCTGCAAATGTACGGCTGCCGAGTGATTCAGAAGGCACTGGAGAGCATCTCGCCggaacagcagcaggaaatCGTGCACGAACTGGACGGACATGTGCTGAAGTGCGTCAAGGATCAGAATGGCAATCATGTGGTGCAGAAGTGCATTGAGTGCGTGGACCCGGTGGCGCTGCAGTTCATCATCAATGCGTTCAAGGGTCAGGTCTACTCGCTGAGCACCCATCCGTATGGATGCCGGGTGATCCAGCGGATTCTCGAGCACTGCACTGCCGAACAGACCACGCCCATTTTGGACGAACTGCATGAGCACACCGAACAGTTGATTCAGGACCAATATGGCAACTATGTCATTCAGCATGTGCTTG AGCACGGCAAGCAGGAGGACAAGTCCATTCTTATCAACAGCGTGCGCGGCAAGGTACTGGTGCTGTCGCAACACAAGTTCGCCTCAAACGTTGTGGAGAAGTGCGTCACACATGCCACACGCGGCGAACGCACTGGTCTCATAGACGAGGTCTGCACCTTCAACGACAA CGCGTTGCACGTGATGATGAAGGATCAGTATGCCAACTATGTGGTCCAAAAAATGATCGATGTATCGGAGCCGACGCAGCTCAAGAAGCTGATGACCAAGATCCGGCCCCACATGGCCGCCTTGCGCAAGTACACCTACGGCAAGCACATCAATGCCAAGTTGGAGAAGTACTACATGAAGATAACCAATCCCATTACGGTGGGCACAGGCGCTGGCGGAGTGCCGGCCTCCTCGTCGGCGGCAGCAGTCAGCAGTGGTGCCACCTCGGCATCGGTAACCGCCTGCACCAGtggcagcagcaccaccacaaccagcaccaccaacagccTGGCCTCGCCCACCATTTGCTCGGTGCAGGAGAACGGCAGCGCCATGATTGTGGAGCCCTCCTCCCCGGACGCCTCCGAGTCCTCGTCGTCGGTGGTGTCAGGAGCTGTCAACAGCGGCTTGGGTCCCATTGGACCCCCGACCAACGGCAACGTTGTGCTGTAG
- the LOC120453627 gene encoding maternal protein pumilio isoform X8, producing the protein MVVLETTTALLGGPYAQGAPALKMVQKRYIGLHHWLGPIRSKELKEHIQLFRSQNPGLAAVATNAAAAAAAAAAATSAASAAAAVGAPPVPNGSLQQSQQQQQQQQQQQQQQQQQMHMAAASQQFLAAQQAQNAAYAAQQATPYVINPGQEAAPYMGMIAAAQMPQYYGVAPWGMYPSNLIPQQGTQPRRPLTPSQQGAENQPYQVIPAFLDHTGSLLMGGPRTGTPMRLVSPAPVLVPPGATRAGPPPPQGPQLYQPQPQTAQQNLYSQQNGSSVGGLALNTSSLTGRRDSFDRSTSAFSPSTMDYTSSGVAAAANAVNSTVAQAAAAAAAAAAARGKWPGAMSGAASGAYGALGAGNASASPLGAPLTPPPSAQSCLLGSRAPGAESRQRQQQQQQLAAVGLPATAAAAQAAVAAAANNMFGSNSSIFSNPLAIPGTAAVAAAAAAAAAANSRQVAATAAAAAAVAAAAGGVGGAPQPGRSRLLEDFRNQRYPNLQLRDLVNHIVEFSQDQHGSRFIQQKLERATAAEKQMVFSEILAAAYSLMTDVFGNYVIQKFFEFGTPEQKNTLGMQVKGHVLQLALQMYGCRVIQKALESISPEQQQEIVHELDGHVLKCVKDQNGNHVVQKCIECVDPVALQFIINAFKGQVYSLSTHPYGCRVIQRILEHCTAEQTTPILDELHEHTEQLIQDQYGNYVIQHVLEHGKQEDKSILINSVRGKVLVLSQHKFASNVVEKCVTHATRGERTGLIDEVCTFNDNALHVMMKDQYANYVVQKMIDVSEPTQLKKLMTKIRPHMAALRKYTYGKHINAKLEKYYMKITNPITVGTGAGGVPASSSAAAVSSGATSASVTACTSGSSTTTTSTTNSLASPTICSVQENGSAMIVEPSSPDASESSSSVVSGAVNSGLGPIGPPTNGNVVL; encoded by the exons CAACTGTTTCGCTCGCAGAATCCGGGCCTTGCAGCAGTTGCCACAAATGCAgcggccgcagcagcagccgcagcagctgccacATCGGCAGCGAGTGCTGCGGCAGCTGTGGGCGCACCACCCGTTCCCAACGGATCGctgcagcagtcgcagcagcaacagcagcagcagcagcaacaacagcagcagcagcagcaacagatgcACATGGCGGCCGCGTCGCAACAATTCTTGGCCGCCCAGCAGGCGCAAAATGCGGCCTATGCCGCCCAACAGGCCACGCCCTACGTCATCAATCCGGGCCAGGAGGCTGCCCCGTATATGGGCATGATTGCCGCCGCCCAGATGCCGCAGTACTACGGCGTAGCGCCCTGGGGCATGTACCCCAGCAATCTGATTCCGCAACAGGGAACGCAGCCGCGCCGCCCCCTCACCCCCTCGCAGCAGGGTGCCGAGAATCAGCCGTATCAG GTCATCCCGGCATTCCTCGATCACACGGGCTCCTTGCTGATGGGAGGACCCCGCACCGGGACGCCGATGCGCCTGGTTAGCCCCGCCCCCGTTCTGGTGCCCCCGGGCGCCACCCGTGCCGGCCCCCCGCCCCCGCAGGGCCCACAGCTGTACCAGCCGCAGCCGCAGACGGCCCAGCAGAATCTCTACTCGCAGCAGAATGGCTCCAGTGTCGGAG GTCTCGCCTTGAACACGAGCTCGTTGACGGGTCGCCGCGACTCCTTCGACCGCAGCACCTCCGCCTTCAGTCCCTCGACCATGGACTACACCAGCAGCGGTGTGGCAGCGGCCGCCAATGCGGTGAACAGCACAGTGGcccaggcagcagcagctgccgcagcagccgccgcagcGCGTGGCAAGTGGCCGGGAGCGATGTCGGGAGCGGCCAGCGGAGCCTACGGCGCACTGGGAGCGGGCAATGCCTCGGCCAGTCCGCTGGGCGCACCACTCACACCGCCGCCGTCGGCGCAATCCTGCCTGTTGGGCAGTCGGGCACCTGGAGCCGAGTCGcgtcagcggcagcagcagcaacagcagctggcCGCCGTTGGTCTGCCGGCGACTGCAGCAGCTGCCCAGGCAGCGGTGGCCGCGGCTGCCAACAATATGTTCGGATCCAACAGCTCGATCTTCTCGAATCCCCTGGCCATTCCGGGTACCGCAGCCgtggcagcggcggcagcagcagcagcggccgCCAACTCGCGACAGgtggcagcaacggcagcggcagcagcggctgtggcagcagcagccggcGGAGTCGGTGGTGCCCCACAGCCGGGAAGATCTCGCCTTCTCGAGGATTTCCGCAACCAGCGGTATCCGAATCTTCAGCTACGCGATCTCGTCAATCACATTGTGGAGTTCTCGCAGGATCAGCACGGCTCGCGGTTTATCCAACAGAAGTTGGAGCGGGCCACCGCTGCCGAGAAGCAAATGGTGTTCAGCGAGATCCTGGCCGCAGCCTATAGCCTGATGACCGATGTCTTTGGCAACTATGTCATCCAGAAGTTCTTTGAGTTCGGCACCCCCGAGCAGAAGAACACGCTGGGCATGCAGGTCAAGGGTCATGTGCTGCAGCTGGCGCTGCAAATGTACGGCTGCCGAGTGATTCAGAAGGCACTGGAGAGCATCTCGCCggaacagcagcaggaaatCGTGCACGAACTGGACGGACATGTGCTGAAGTGCGTCAAGGATCAGAATGGCAATCATGTGGTGCAGAAGTGCATTGAGTGCGTGGACCCGGTGGCGCTGCAGTTCATCATCAATGCGTTCAAGGGTCAGGTCTACTCGCTGAGCACCCATCCGTATGGATGCCGGGTGATCCAGCGGATTCTCGAGCACTGCACTGCCGAACAGACCACGCCCATTTTGGACGAACTGCATGAGCACACCGAACAGTTGATTCAGGACCAATATGGCAACTATGTCATTCAGCATGTGCTTG AGCACGGCAAGCAGGAGGACAAGTCCATTCTTATCAACAGCGTGCGCGGCAAGGTACTGGTGCTGTCGCAACACAAGTTCGCCTCAAACGTTGTGGAGAAGTGCGTCACACATGCCACACGCGGCGAACGCACTGGTCTCATAGACGAGGTCTGCACCTTCAACGACAA CGCGTTGCACGTGATGATGAAGGATCAGTATGCCAACTATGTGGTCCAAAAAATGATCGATGTATCGGAGCCGACGCAGCTCAAGAAGCTGATGACCAAGATCCGGCCCCACATGGCCGCCTTGCGCAAGTACACCTACGGCAAGCACATCAATGCCAAGTTGGAGAAGTACTACATGAAGATAACCAATCCCATTACGGTGGGCACAGGCGCTGGCGGAGTGCCGGCCTCCTCGTCGGCGGCAGCAGTCAGCAGTGGTGCCACCTCGGCATCGGTAACCGCCTGCACCAGtggcagcagcaccaccacaaccagcaccaccaacagccTGGCCTCGCCCACCATTTGCTCGGTGCAGGAGAACGGCAGCGCCATGATTGTGGAGCCCTCCTCCCCGGACGCCTCCGAGTCCTCGTCGTCGGTGGTGTCAGGAGCTGTCAACAGCGGCTTGGGTCCCATTGGACCCCCGACCAACGGCAACGTTGTGCTGTAG